In one Epinephelus lanceolatus isolate andai-2023 chromosome 19, ASM4190304v1, whole genome shotgun sequence genomic region, the following are encoded:
- the ccni gene encoding cyclin-I, whose product MKFFEPWGRQRLSFLLEKAASREAKMWKVYVPKKPSSQDTDISPAQRDEAVRWLTELHGRLQLYPETLVLAVSILDRFLTPIKARPKYLRCIAIACFFLAAKTCEEDERVPSLKELAASSSCGCSPSEILRMERIILDKLNWDLHTATALDFLHIFHAMVLSCRSGFLDSMLGLNRSQHLTLLTRRLYHCLADHTLIQLRGSMLALALITLELETCCPDWLALTIDLLRKAQFDSSELIRSRELVARSLSTPRASLPPNTVYIYQPLQSHTTLQPPAQDSTVPSCTLGIFTSTAESSRDHALVTAAPSQLQTPAGGEEEGSQLPWNSTCSSATDSSIPALLSPPKHLRQLNHLQKVTLRCKASAKRKVEEMEVDDFYDGIKRLYNEDVTASTAIVQEGATPSTGAITTDGGGGGGGGGGGGLGVCSVLLSRQEGSTSPCPPLQPVSAS is encoded by the exons ATGAAGTTCTTCGAACCCTGGGGACGCCAGAGGCTGTCTTTTCTTCTGGAAAAGGCCGCCTCTAGGGAAGCCAAGATGTGGAAGGTCTACGTGCCAAAGAAGCCCTCTTCACAG GATACAGACATCTCCCCGGCCCAGCGGGATGAGGCCGTGCGCTGGTTGACGGAGCTCCACGGCAGGCTGCAGCTGTACCCAGAGACCCTggtgttagctgttagcatccTGGACCGCTTCCTCACTCCCATTAAG gCCCGTCCAAAGTACCTGCGCTGCATCGCCATCGCCTGCTTCTTCCTGGCTGCAAAGACCTGTGAGGAGGATgag cGTGTGCCCTCTCTGAAAGAGCTGGCTGCCTCCAGCAGCTGTGGCTGTTCTCCGTCAGAGATCCTGAGGATGGAGAGGATCATCCTGGACAAACTGAACTGGGATCTGCACACCGCCACAGCACTGGACTTCCTGCACATC TTCCACGCGATGGTGTTGTCGTGTCGTTCTGGGTTTTTGGATTCCATGTTGGGACTGAACCGCTCTCAGCACCTCACCCTGCTCACACGGCGACTTTACCACTGTCTGGCTGACCACACGCTCATACAG CTCAGAGGATCCATGCTGGCCTTGGCCCTCATCACCCTGGAGCTGGAGACCTGCTGTCCTGACTGGCTGGCTCTTACCATCGACCTGCTGAGGAAGGCACAG tTCGACAGTTCTGAGTTGATTCGGAGTCGAGAGCTGGTGGCTCGTAGTCTGTCCACACCGAGAGCTTCCCTGCCTCCAAACACTGTCTACATCTACCAACCCCTGCAGAGCCACACCACCCTGCAGCCTCCTGCCCAGGACTCCACCGTCCCCAGCTGCACACTGG GGATCTTCACCTCCACCGCTGAGTCTTCCAGGGACCACGCCCTCGTCACCGCCGCCCCTTCACAGCTACAGACACCTGCtggtggggaggaggaggggagccaGCTGCCCTGGAACTCCACCTGCTCCTCCGCCACCGACAGCAGCATCCCAGCTCTACTCTCTCCACCTAAACACCTCCGCCAACTAAACCACCTGCAGAAGGTCACACTGCGCTGCAAGGCGTCCGCCAAGCGCAAG gtggaggagatggaggtggATGACTTCTACGATGGCATCAAACGCCTTTACAATGAAGACGTCACCGCATCTACCGCCATTGTCCAGGAGGGGGCAACACCTTCAACGGGGGCAATAACaacagatggaggaggaggagggggaggaggagggggaggaggtctGGGTGTCTGCAGTGTCCTGTTGTCCCGACAGGAAGGCAGCACCTCTCCCTGCCCACCTCTGCAGCCAGTCAGTGCCTCCTAG